The following coding sequences lie in one uncultured Celeribacter sp. genomic window:
- a CDS encoding glycosyltransferase family 2 protein, with protein MKERLVTTTMRNEGPFILEWVAWYRMLGFDHLLVFYNDCDDRSPKLLRALEAEGVLTAVRYRSKTDLPVKRKYLRLMSKHPRVQAAEWVFNIDVDEFLVIHKGDGLLQDLLDAFAPDTPHAIGIHWRCFGDSGYPFWEDVPTHRRFTLASESLHRTNAFFKTLVRHPKDFWRIGIHSPKGWRGEGRWGVAPNLLKRCDGRTMRSYHPKDSPIMKTRAPWITHDYAQLNHYATRTRESYALKKGTLSAAANKDRYTNSFFRNMNCNDTEDHSALKYTERFEAAYAQLAALPGVMRLHHLCCMDYVARLAEVHEFEAKDDPRWRHHRDRAATLKVSPAP; from the coding sequence GTGAAAGAACGTCTCGTGACCACCACCATGCGCAACGAAGGACCGTTCATCTTGGAATGGGTGGCCTGGTATCGCATGCTGGGCTTCGATCACCTCCTGGTGTTCTACAACGATTGCGACGACCGCTCTCCAAAGCTGTTGCGCGCACTTGAGGCTGAGGGGGTGCTGACGGCTGTGCGGTACAGGTCGAAAACCGACCTCCCCGTCAAACGCAAATATCTGAGGTTGATGTCCAAACACCCGCGCGTCCAGGCGGCGGAATGGGTGTTCAACATCGACGTGGACGAGTTTCTCGTGATCCATAAAGGCGATGGTTTGTTGCAGGATCTTCTGGATGCGTTCGCCCCGGACACGCCGCATGCCATCGGCATCCATTGGCGCTGCTTTGGAGACAGCGGATATCCGTTCTGGGAGGACGTTCCGACCCATCGCCGCTTCACCCTTGCCTCCGAAAGCCTCCACCGGACAAATGCATTTTTTAAAACTCTGGTCCGGCACCCGAAAGATTTCTGGCGCATCGGCATCCATTCCCCGAAAGGCTGGCGTGGCGAAGGGCGTTGGGGCGTGGCGCCCAATCTCCTGAAACGCTGCGATGGCCGCACCATGCGGAGCTATCATCCGAAAGACAGCCCGATCATGAAAACCCGTGCACCATGGATCACCCATGACTATGCCCAGCTGAACCATTACGCCACGCGCACACGGGAAAGCTATGCCCTCAAAAAGGGCACGCTGTCTGCTGCAGCCAACAAGGACCGCTATACCAACTCATTCTTCAGAAACATGAACTGCAATGACACTGAGGATCACAGCGCGCTGAAATATACAGAGCGTTTCGAAGCCGCCTATGCTCAGCTCGCCGCCCTGCCCGGCGTGATGCGCCTGCATCATCTGTGCTGTATGGACTATGTCGCTCGGCTGGCGGAAGTGCATGAGTTTGAGGCCAAAGACGATCCGCGGTGGCGGCATCATCGCGATAGGGCCGCCACGCTGAAAGTCAGCCCCGCGCCTTAA
- a CDS encoding ClbS/DfsB family four-helix bundle protein, with protein sequence MVIPTSKTDLLTAIETSFEKLIADLARVPEEDAFEVSMEGHVAGTQMSPADLVAYLIGWNELVLKWLDQDDKGESVTFPEAGFKWNQLGPLAQKFYVDYAQLTWLERLARLTRVKQHLCRTISQRTDAELYGAPWYDKWTKGRMIQFNTSSPYTNARGRIRKWLKARG encoded by the coding sequence ATGGTAATCCCGACCAGCAAAACGGATTTGTTGACTGCGATTGAGACCTCCTTCGAAAAGCTGATCGCCGATCTCGCACGCGTGCCTGAGGAGGACGCCTTCGAAGTCTCCATGGAGGGGCACGTCGCGGGCACCCAGATGAGCCCCGCCGATCTTGTGGCTTATCTCATCGGGTGGAATGAGCTGGTTCTGAAATGGCTGGATCAGGATGACAAAGGGGAGAGCGTGACCTTTCCTGAGGCCGGTTTCAAATGGAACCAACTTGGACCATTGGCGCAGAAGTTTTACGTGGACTACGCGCAACTTACATGGTTGGAACGGCTGGCGCGTCTGACAAGGGTGAAGCAGCACCTGTGTCGAACCATTTCGCAACGCACGGACGCGGAGCTTTACGGCGCCCCGTGGTATGACAAATGGACCAAGGGCAGGATGATTCAGTTCAATACGTCATCGCCCTACACCAATGCGCGGGGGCGGATACGGAAATGGCTTAAGGCGCGGGGCTGA
- the rpoC gene encoding DNA-directed RNA polymerase subunit beta', translating to MNQELTTNPFNPLAQPSTFDEIKVSLASPERILSWSYGEIKKPETINYRTFKPERDGLFCARIFGPIKDYECLCGKYKRMKYRGVVCEKCGVEVTLQKVRRERMGHIELAAPVAHIWFLKSLPSRIGLMLDMTLRDLERVLYFENYVVIEPGLTDLSYGQMMTEEEYMDAQDLYGMDAFEADIGAEAIRKMLSNIDLEATAEQLREDLKEATGELKPKKIIKRLKIVESFLESGNRPEWMILTVIPVIPPELRPLVPLDGGRFATSDLNDLYRRVINRNNRLKRLIELRAPDIIVRNEKRMLQESVDALFDNGRRGRVITGANKRPLKSLSDMLKGKQGRFRQNLLGKRVDFSGRSVIVTGPELKLHQCGLPKKMALELFKPFIYSRLEAKGLSSTVKQAKKLVEKERPEVWDILDEVIREHPVFLNRAPTLHRLGIQAFEPTLIEGKAIQLHPLVCSAFNADFDGDQMAVHVPLSLEAQLEARVLMMSTNNVLSPANGAPIIVPSQDMILGLYYITMQRDGMKGEGMVFSDIEEVEYALTAGEVHLHAKITARIKQIDEHGQEVWERHETTPGRLRLGTLLPLNAKAPFALVNQLLRKKDVQRVIDTVYRYCGQKESVIFCDQIMSLGFKEAFKAGISFGKDDMVIPETKWPIVDATRDQVKDFEQQYMDGLITQGEKYNKVVDAWAKCNDKVTEAMMNTISAAKYDENGAEMEPNSVYMMAHSGARGSVTQMKQLGGMRGLMAKPSGEIIETPIISNFKEGLTVLEYFNSTHGARKGLSDTALKTANSGYLTRRLVDVAQDCIVREVDCGTDRAVTAEAAVNDGEIVATLAERILGRVSADDVLRPGTDEVLVSKNELIDERKADAIEAAGVASMRIRSPLTCEAEEGVCAACYGRDLARGTLVNQGEAVGIIAAQSIGEPGTQLTMRTFHIGGVAQGGQQSFQEANQEGKIVFRESNLLENKHGEKIVMGRNMQLAIVDENGVERASYKLGYGTKVFVEEGATATRGDKLFEWDPYTLPIIAEKSGKAKFVDLITGLSVRDETDDATGMTQKIVTDWRSVPRGGDLKPEILVLGEDGEPMRNEAGNPVTYLMSVDAILSIEDGQDIQAGDVVARIPREGAKTKDITGGLPRVAELFEARRPKDHAIIAEIDGYVRFGKDYKNKRRISIEPSDETKETVEYMVPKGKHIPVAEGDFIQKGEYIMDGNPAPHDILAIMGVEALANYMIDEVQDVYRLQGVKINDKHIEVIVRQMLQKWEISDSGDTTLLKGEAVDKVEFDEANAKAESKGGRPAKGQPILLGITKASLQTRSFISAASFQETTRVLTEASVQGKRDKLVGLKENIIVGRLIPAGTGGATQRVRRIAAERDNVVIEEARAEAEAAAQLAAPVMDTDMGFGDDTLVVDTPEGSSDD from the coding sequence ATGAACCAGGAACTCACAACCAACCCGTTCAACCCGCTGGCGCAACCGTCGACGTTTGACGAGATCAAGGTCTCTCTGGCGTCCCCGGAGCGTATCCTGTCGTGGTCCTACGGGGAGATCAAAAAACCCGAGACCATCAACTACCGGACCTTCAAGCCGGAGCGTGACGGTCTGTTCTGTGCGCGGATTTTTGGCCCGATCAAAGACTACGAATGTCTCTGCGGCAAATATAAGCGCATGAAATATCGCGGCGTTGTCTGCGAAAAATGCGGTGTTGAAGTCACCCTCCAGAAAGTGCGTCGCGAGCGCATGGGCCACATCGAACTGGCCGCTCCCGTCGCGCACATCTGGTTCCTGAAATCGCTTCCGAGCCGGATCGGCCTCATGCTCGACATGACGCTGCGCGATCTGGAACGCGTGCTCTATTTCGAGAACTACGTGGTGATCGAACCGGGTCTGACGGACCTCTCCTACGGTCAGATGATGACCGAAGAAGAGTATATGGACGCGCAGGACCTCTACGGCATGGACGCTTTTGAGGCCGACATCGGCGCCGAAGCGATCCGTAAGATGCTGTCGAACATCGACCTTGAAGCCACCGCAGAACAGCTGCGCGAGGACCTCAAGGAAGCGACCGGCGAACTGAAGCCCAAAAAGATCATCAAGCGTCTGAAAATCGTGGAATCTTTCCTCGAATCCGGCAACCGCCCGGAGTGGATGATCCTGACCGTGATCCCCGTGATCCCGCCGGAACTTCGCCCGCTGGTGCCGCTCGATGGTGGCCGTTTCGCGACCTCCGATCTCAACGATCTCTACCGTCGCGTGATCAACCGGAACAACCGTCTGAAACGCCTGATCGAACTGCGTGCGCCGGACATCATCGTCCGCAACGAAAAGCGGATGCTGCAAGAATCCGTCGACGCTCTGTTCGACAACGGCCGTCGTGGCCGCGTCATCACCGGTGCGAACAAACGCCCGCTGAAGTCGCTCTCCGACATGCTGAAAGGCAAACAGGGTCGTTTCCGTCAGAACCTTTTGGGCAAACGCGTCGACTTCTCCGGTCGTTCGGTCATCGTGACCGGCCCGGAACTGAAGCTGCACCAATGTGGTCTGCCGAAGAAGATGGCGCTCGAACTGTTCAAACCGTTCATCTACTCGCGGCTTGAAGCCAAAGGTCTGTCTTCGACCGTGAAGCAAGCCAAGAAGTTGGTGGAAAAAGAACGTCCGGAAGTTTGGGACATCCTCGATGAGGTGATCCGCGAACACCCGGTGTTCCTCAACCGCGCGCCGACGCTGCACCGTCTTGGCATCCAGGCCTTCGAACCCACGCTGATCGAAGGCAAAGCGATCCAGCTGCACCCGCTCGTCTGTTCGGCCTTTAACGCCGACTTCGACGGGGACCAGATGGCCGTTCACGTGCCGCTGTCTTTGGAGGCACAGCTCGAAGCCCGCGTCCTGATGATGTCCACGAACAACGTGCTGTCGCCCGCCAACGGCGCGCCGATTATCGTGCCGTCGCAGGATATGATCTTGGGCCTCTATTACATCACCATGCAGCGTGATGGGATGAAGGGCGAAGGCATGGTCTTCTCCGACATCGAAGAGGTCGAATATGCGCTGACCGCTGGCGAAGTGCACCTGCACGCCAAGATCACCGCACGGATCAAGCAGATCGACGAGCATGGTCAGGAAGTTTGGGAGCGTCACGAGACGACCCCGGGCCGTCTGCGCCTCGGCACGCTGCTGCCTTTGAACGCAAAAGCGCCGTTCGCTTTGGTGAACCAGCTTCTGCGGAAGAAAGACGTGCAGCGCGTCATCGACACCGTCTACCGTTACTGCGGTCAGAAGGAGTCCGTGATCTTCTGTGACCAGATCATGTCGCTCGGGTTCAAAGAAGCGTTCAAGGCCGGCATTTCCTTCGGCAAGGACGACATGGTGATCCCGGAGACCAAATGGCCGATCGTGGATGCAACCCGCGATCAGGTGAAAGACTTTGAACAACAGTACATGGACGGCCTGATCACCCAGGGCGAGAAGTACAACAAAGTCGTCGACGCCTGGGCCAAGTGTAACGACAAGGTCACCGAGGCGATGATGAACACCATCTCCGCGGCGAAATATGACGAGAACGGAGCCGAAATGGAACCGAACTCGGTCTACATGATGGCCCACTCCGGGGCCCGTGGCTCCGTGACCCAGATGAAACAGCTGGGCGGCATGCGCGGCCTGATGGCGAAACCGTCGGGCGAGATTATCGAAACGCCGATTATCTCGAACTTTAAAGAAGGTCTGACCGTGCTCGAGTACTTCAACTCGACCCACGGTGCCCGTAAGGGTCTGTCGGATACCGCTTTGAAAACCGCGAACTCCGGTTACCTGACCCGTCGTCTCGTCGACGTGGCACAGGACTGCATCGTGCGCGAAGTGGATTGCGGCACCGACCGTGCCGTGACCGCCGAGGCGGCTGTGAACGACGGTGAGATCGTGGCAACCTTGGCCGAGCGTATCCTTGGCCGTGTGTCCGCCGACGACGTCTTGCGTCCGGGCACCGACGAGGTGCTGGTCTCGAAGAATGAGCTGATCGACGAGCGCAAAGCCGATGCAATCGAAGCGGCAGGTGTCGCCTCCATGCGCATCCGCAGCCCGCTGACCTGTGAGGCCGAAGAGGGCGTCTGTGCGGCTTGTTACGGTCGTGACCTCGCCCGCGGTACGCTGGTGAACCAAGGTGAGGCCGTCGGCATCATCGCGGCTCAGTCCATCGGTGAACCGGGCACGCAGCTGACGATGCGGACCTTCCACATCGGCGGCGTGGCTCAGGGTGGTCAACAGTCCTTCCAGGAAGCCAACCAGGAAGGCAAGATCGTCTTCCGCGAGTCCAACCTGTTGGAAAACAAACATGGCGAGAAAATCGTCATGGGTCGGAACATGCAGCTCGCCATCGTGGACGAGAACGGCGTGGAACGGGCCTCCTACAAGCTGGGCTACGGCACCAAGGTGTTCGTCGAAGAGGGCGCAACTGCGACCCGTGGCGACAAGCTGTTCGAATGGGACCCGTACACGCTCCCGATCATCGCGGAGAAATCCGGTAAAGCGAAATTTGTTGACCTCATCACGGGCCTGTCCGTGCGTGACGAGACCGATGACGCAACCGGCATGACCCAGAAAATCGTGACCGACTGGCGCTCCGTGCCGCGTGGTGGCGATCTGAAGCCGGAGATCCTGGTCCTCGGCGAAGATGGCGAACCGATGCGCAACGAAGCGGGCAACCCGGTGACCTACCTGATGTCTGTCGACGCCATTCTCTCCATCGAGGACGGTCAGGACATTCAGGCCGGTGACGTGGTTGCACGTATCCCGCGTGAAGGTGCGAAGACCAAGGACATCACCGGTGGTCTGCCGCGTGTGGCCGAACTGTTCGAAGCCCGACGCCCGAAAGATCACGCGATCATCGCCGAGATTGATGGTTACGTGCGCTTTGGCAAGGACTACAAGAACAAGCGTCGCATCTCGATCGAACCGTCGGACGAGACCAAGGAAACCGTCGAATACATGGTGCCGAAAGGCAAACACATCCCGGTGGCTGAAGGCGACTTCATCCAGAAGGGTGAGTACATCATGGACGGCAACCCGGCCCCGCACGACATTCTCGCCATTATGGGTGTCGAGGCTCTGGCCAACTACATGATCGACGAAGTGCAGGACGTGTATCGCCTGCAAGGTGTGAAGATCAACGATAAGCACATCGAAGTCATCGTGCGCCAGATGCTGCAGAAGTGGGAAATCTCCGACTCCGGGGACACCACTTTGCTCAAAGGCGAAGCGGTCGATAAGGTCGAGTTCGACGAAGCCAACGCAAAAGCGGAAAGCAAAGGCGGGCGTCCGGCGAAAGGCCAGCCGATCCTCTTGGGGATCACCAAGGCCTCGCTGCAAACGCGGTCCTTCATCTCCGCGGCCTCCTTCCAGGAGACTACGCGCGTGCTCACCGAAGCGTCTGTTCAGGGCAAGCGCGACAAGTTGGTGGGTCTCAAAGAGAACATCATCGTGGGCCGCCTGATCCCGGCCGGTACGGGTGGCGCGACACAACGCGTCCGCCGCATCGCCGCCGAACGCGACAACGTGGTGATCGAAGAGGCCCGTGCAGAGGCCGAAGCCGCCGCCCAACTCGCCGCTCCGGTGATGGACACGGACATGGGCTTTGGCGACGACACTCTGGTCGTGGACACGCCGGAAGGCTCCTCTGACGACTAA
- the rpoB gene encoding DNA-directed RNA polymerase subunit beta, giving the protein MASSFLGQKRLRKYYGKIREVLEMPNLIEVQKSSYDLFLKSGDAAEPQDGEGIKGVFQSVFPIKDFNETAVLEFVKYELETPKYDVEECQQRDMTYSAPLKVTLRLIVFDVDEDTGAKSVKDIKEQDVFMGDMPLMTPNGTFVVNGTERVIVSQMHRSPGVFFDHDKGKTHSSGKLLFACRIIPYRGSWLDFEFDAKDIVFARIDRRRKLPVTTLLYALGLDQEAICDAYYNTVEFKLEKNKGWVTKFFPERVRGTRPTYDLVDAATGEVICKAGDKMTPRAVKKIIDAGEITELLVPYEHIIGKFVAKDIINEENGAIYVEAGDELTLEMDKDGDVIGGSLKELLDAGITDIPVLDIDGVNVGPYMRNTMAADKNMNRETALMDIYRVMRPGEPPTVEAASTLFDSLFFDSERYDLSAVGRVKMNMRLDLDAPDTMRTLRREDIVSCIKALVELRDGHGDVDDIDHLGNRRVRSVGELMENQYRVGLLRMERAIKERMSSVEIDTVMPQDLINAKPAAAAVREFFGSSQLSQFMDQTNPLSEVTHKRRLSALGPGGLTRERAGFEVRDVHVTHYGRMCPIETPEGPNIGLINSLATFARVNKYGFIETPYRKVVEGQVTDDVQYMSATEEMRHTVAQANATLDEDGKFVNDLVSTRQSGEHALNPPLNVDLIDVSPKQLVSVGASLIPFLENDDANRALMGANMQRQAVPLLRAEAPLVGTGMEGKVAIDSGAAIQAKRAGIIDQVDATRIVIRATSDLELGDAGVDIYGLRKFQRSNQNTCINQRPLVKVGQTVEKGEVIADGPSTDMGELALGKNIIVAFMPWNGYNYEDSILISERIARDDVFTSVHIEEFEVAARDTKLGPEEITRDIPNVGEEALRNLDEAGIVYIGAHVEPGDILVGKITPKGESPMTPEEKLLRAIFGEKASDVRDTSLRVKPGDYGTVVEVRVFNRHGVEKDERSLQIEREEIERLARDRDDEMAILDRNIYARLKDLIMGKVIAKGPKGVKPGVTVDDELLGMLSRGQWWQLALEDEDDATIVEALNAQYEAQKRALEHRFEDKVEKVRRGDDLPPGVMKMVKVFIAVKRKLQPGDKMAGRHGNKGVVSRVVPMEDMPFLADGTPVDFCLNPLGVPSRMNVGQILEIHMGWAARGLGIQVDDALSEYRRSGDMTPVRDAMKFVYGEEVYEEGIAGMDDELLIEAASNIVNGVPIATPVFDGAKEADINDALRRAGFDTSGQSVLFDGRTGEQFARKVTVGKKYMLKLHHLVDDKIHARSTGPYSLVTQQPLGGKAQFGGQRFGEMEVWALEAYGAAYTLQEMLTVKSDDVAGRAKVYESIVKGEDNFEAGVPESFNVLVKEVRGLGLNMELLDSEGEE; this is encoded by the coding sequence ATGGCATCGTCCTTCCTCGGCCAGAAACGGCTCCGCAAGTATTACGGCAAAATCCGCGAAGTGCTTGAAATGCCGAACCTCATTGAGGTTCAAAAATCTTCTTACGATCTTTTCCTGAAATCCGGTGACGCCGCTGAGCCGCAAGACGGCGAAGGCATCAAAGGCGTGTTCCAGTCGGTCTTCCCGATCAAGGATTTCAACGAAACCGCTGTGCTCGAGTTCGTGAAATACGAGCTGGAAACCCCGAAATACGACGTCGAGGAATGTCAGCAGCGCGACATGACCTATTCCGCGCCGCTGAAGGTGACGCTCCGTCTCATCGTTTTCGATGTGGACGAGGACACTGGTGCGAAATCCGTCAAGGACATCAAGGAACAAGACGTGTTCATGGGCGACATGCCTCTGATGACGCCGAACGGCACCTTTGTGGTGAACGGCACCGAGCGCGTGATCGTGTCTCAGATGCACCGTTCCCCGGGCGTGTTCTTTGATCACGACAAAGGCAAAACCCACTCCTCGGGCAAACTGTTGTTCGCCTGCCGCATCATTCCCTACCGCGGCTCCTGGCTGGACTTCGAATTCGATGCGAAAGACATCGTCTTCGCCCGGATCGACCGCCGCCGCAAACTTCCGGTCACGACGCTCTTGTACGCGCTTGGTCTCGACCAGGAAGCGATCTGTGACGCCTATTACAACACCGTCGAGTTCAAGCTTGAGAAGAACAAAGGTTGGGTGACCAAGTTCTTCCCGGAGCGTGTGCGTGGCACCCGTCCGACCTATGATCTGGTCGACGCGGCCACTGGCGAAGTGATCTGTAAAGCGGGCGACAAGATGACCCCGCGCGCGGTGAAGAAAATCATCGACGCCGGCGAGATCACCGAACTGCTCGTGCCCTACGAGCACATCATCGGCAAATTCGTCGCGAAAGACATCATCAACGAAGAGAACGGCGCGATCTATGTCGAGGCTGGCGATGAGCTGACCCTTGAGATGGACAAAGACGGCGACGTCATCGGCGGCTCCCTGAAAGAGCTGCTGGACGCGGGCATCACCGACATCCCGGTTCTCGACATTGACGGCGTGAACGTCGGCCCGTACATGCGCAACACCATGGCCGCCGACAAGAACATGAACCGCGAAACCGCGCTCATGGACATCTATCGCGTCATGCGTCCGGGTGAGCCGCCGACCGTTGAGGCCGCCTCGACCCTGTTCGACAGCCTGTTCTTCGACTCTGAGCGCTACGATCTTTCCGCCGTGGGCCGCGTGAAGATGAACATGCGCCTCGATCTCGACGCGCCGGACACCATGCGTACCCTGCGTCGCGAGGACATCGTGTCCTGCATCAAGGCGCTTGTCGAGCTGCGTGACGGCCATGGCGACGTGGATGACATCGACCACCTCGGCAACCGTCGTGTGCGCTCCGTTGGCGAGCTGATGGAAAACCAGTACCGCGTGGGTCTTCTGCGTATGGAACGTGCGATCAAGGAACGGATGTCCTCCGTCGAGATCGACACGGTCATGCCGCAGGACCTGATCAACGCGAAACCGGCCGCCGCCGCCGTGCGCGAATTCTTCGGCTCCTCGCAGCTGTCGCAGTTCATGGACCAAACCAACCCGCTTTCCGAAGTGACGCACAAACGTCGTCTCTCCGCGCTTGGGCCGGGCGGTCTGACCCGCGAACGTGCGGGCTTTGAGGTCCGCGACGTGCACGTGACCCACTACGGTCGTATGTGCCCGATTGAAACGCCGGAAGGTCCGAACATCGGTCTGATCAACTCGCTGGCCACCTTTGCCCGCGTGAACAAATACGGCTTCATCGAAACCCCCTACCGCAAGGTGGTCGAGGGTCAGGTGACGGATGACGTGCAATACATGTCCGCCACCGAAGAGATGCGCCACACCGTGGCACAGGCCAACGCGACGCTCGATGAAGACGGCAAGTTCGTCAATGATCTCGTGTCCACCCGTCAGTCCGGTGAACACGCGCTGAACCCGCCGCTCAACGTCGACCTGATCGACGTGTCGCCGAAACAGCTGGTCTCCGTGGGGGCGTCTCTGATTCCGTTCCTGGAAAACGACGACGCCAACCGCGCTCTGATGGGCGCGAACATGCAACGTCAGGCCGTGCCGCTTCTGCGCGCCGAGGCCCCGCTCGTCGGCACCGGCATGGAAGGCAAAGTCGCCATCGACTCCGGCGCCGCCATTCAGGCGAAGCGTGCGGGCATCATCGACCAGGTCGACGCGACCCGGATCGTGATCCGTGCAACCTCGGACCTTGAGTTGGGGGATGCGGGCGTGGACATCTACGGCCTGCGCAAATTCCAGCGCTCGAACCAGAACACCTGTATCAACCAGCGTCCGCTGGTGAAAGTGGGTCAGACGGTCGAGAAGGGCGAAGTGATCGCCGACGGCCCGTCCACCGATATGGGGGAACTGGCGCTCGGCAAGAACATCATCGTCGCCTTCATGCCCTGGAACGGCTACAACTACGAGGACTCCATCCTGATCTCCGAGCGCATCGCGCGTGACGACGTCTTCACTTCGGTGCACATCGAGGAATTCGAAGTCGCCGCCCGTGACACCAAACTCGGGCCGGAAGAGATCACCCGCGACATCCCGAACGTCGGCGAGGAAGCTCTGCGCAACCTCGACGAGGCCGGTATCGTCTACATCGGCGCTCACGTTGAGCCGGGTGACATCCTTGTCGGGAAAATCACGCCGAAGGGCGAAAGCCCGATGACGCCGGAGGAAAAACTCCTGCGCGCCATCTTCGGTGAGAAAGCCTCTGACGTGCGTGACACCTCGCTGCGGGTGAAACCGGGTGACTACGGTACGGTCGTGGAGGTCCGCGTGTTCAACCGTCACGGCGTCGAGAAAGACGAGCGTTCGCTGCAGATCGAACGTGAGGAAATCGAACGTCTGGCGCGTGACCGCGACGACGAGATGGCCATTCTGGACCGCAACATCTACGCGCGTCTGAAAGACCTGATCATGGGCAAAGTGATCGCGAAGGGTCCGAAAGGCGTCAAACCGGGCGTGACCGTCGATGACGAACTGCTCGGCATGCTGTCCCGCGGCCAGTGGTGGCAGCTCGCCCTCGAAGACGAGGACGATGCAACCATCGTCGAGGCGCTGAACGCTCAGTATGAGGCTCAGAAACGTGCGCTTGAGCACCGTTTCGAAGACAAGGTCGAGAAAGTCCGTCGTGGTGACGACTTGCCGCCGGGCGTGATGAAAATGGTCAAAGTCTTCATCGCCGTGAAGCGCAAGCTTCAGCCGGGTGATAAGATGGCCGGTCGTCACGGCAACAAAGGTGTAGTTTCGCGCGTCGTTCCGATGGAAGACATGCCGTTCCTCGCCGATGGGACGCCGGTCGACTTCTGTCTCAACCCGCTGGGTGTGCCGTCGCGTATGAACGTCGGTCAGATCCTCGAAATTCACATGGGCTGGGCCGCGCGCGGTCTCGGTATCCAGGTGGATGACGCTCTGTCTGAATACCGCCGTTCGGGCGATATGACCCCGGTGCGCGATGCGATGAAATTCGTCTATGGCGAAGAAGTCTACGAAGAGGGCATCGCCGGCATGGACGACGAGCTTCTCATCGAGGCAGCATCGAACATCGTCAACGGTGTGCCGATCGCAACCCCGGTCTTCGACGGTGCGAAAGAGGCCGACATCAACGACGCTCTGCGCCGTGCCGGTTTCGACACCTCCGGTCAGTCCGTCCTCTTCGACGGTCGCACCGGCGAGCAATTCGCCCGTAAGGTGACGGTTGGTAAGAAGTACATGCTGAAACTTCACCACCTCGTCGACGACAAGATCCACGCCCGTTCCACGGGGCCGTACTCGCTCGTCACCCAGCAGCCGCTCGGTGGTAAAGCGCAGTTCGGTGGTCAGCGTTTCGGGGAGATGGAGGTCTGGGCACTCGAAGCTTACGGTGCCGCCTACACCCTGCAGGAAATGCTCACGGTCAAGTCGGATGACGTGGCCGGTCGTGCGAAAGTCTACGAGTCGATCGTCAAGGGCGAAGACAACTTTGAAGCCGGCGTGCCGGAGTCCTTCAACGTGCTTGTCAAAGAAGTCCGTGGCCTCGGCCTCAACATGGAACTCCTGGACTCGGAGGGTGAGGAGTAA
- the rplL gene encoding 50S ribosomal protein L7/L12, whose product MADLKKLAEEIVGLTLLEAQELKTILKDEYGIEPAAGGAVMMAGPAGDAGAAAEEKSEFDVVLKDAGASKINVIKEVRGITGLGLKEAKELVEAGGKIKEGVEKAEAEEVKAKLEAAGATVELA is encoded by the coding sequence ATGGCTGATCTGAAGAAACTTGCAGAAGAGATCGTGGGTCTCACCCTTCTCGAAGCACAAGAACTGAAAACCATCCTCAAAGACGAGTATGGCATCGAGCCCGCCGCTGGCGGCGCAGTGATGATGGCTGGCCCGGCAGGCGATGCTGGCGCAGCTGCTGAAGAAAAATCTGAATTCGACGTCGTCCTGAAAGACGCCGGCGCATCCAAGATCAACGTCATCAAAGAAGTCCGCGGCATCACCGGCCTGGGCCTCAAAGAAGCCAAAGAGCTCGTTGAAGCTGGCGGCAAAATCAAAGAAGGCGTCGAAAAAGCCGAAGCCGAAGAAGTCAAAGCCAAGCTGGAAGCAGCTGGCGCGACCGTCGAGCTGGCCTAA
- the rplJ gene encoding 50S ribosomal protein L10: MDRAQKEKMVEELGQIFDSSGVVVVAHYEGLTVAEMQDLRARMREAGGSVRVAKNKLAKIALDGKPCESVAEFLTGMTVLTYSEDPVAAAKVADAYAKDNEKFVILGGAMGENALDVAGVKAVAQMPSREELIASIVGCIGAPASNIAGAIGAPASNIAGILSTIEDKAAA; this comes from the coding sequence GTGGATAGAGCACAAAAAGAAAAAATGGTCGAAGAGCTCGGCCAAATCTTTGACAGCTCTGGCGTCGTTGTGGTTGCCCACTACGAAGGTCTCACGGTTGCTGAAATGCAGGACCTGCGCGCGCGTATGCGTGAAGCTGGTGGGTCCGTCCGCGTTGCCAAGAACAAGCTCGCCAAAATCGCCCTCGACGGAAAGCCCTGCGAAAGCGTTGCTGAATTCCTGACGGGCATGACTGTTCTCACCTATTCGGAAGATCCTGTGGCTGCGGCCAAGGTCGCCGATGCTTACGCCAAAGATAACGAGAAATTCGTGATCCTCGGCGGTGCAATGGGTGAAAACGCTCTCGACGTCGCCGGTGTGAAAGCCGTGGCACAGATGCCGTCCCGCGAGGAGCTTATTGCCTCCATCGTTGGCTGCATTGGTGCACCTGCTTCCAACATCGCTGGCGCGATTGGCGCTCCTGCTTCGAACATCGCTGGTATCCTGTCTACGATTGAAGACAAGGCTGCTGCATAA